One Nicotiana tomentosiformis chromosome 4, ASM39032v3, whole genome shotgun sequence genomic window carries:
- the LOC138910512 gene encoding uncharacterized protein, producing MSNLSKLEFVALDISGKNYLSWVLDAEIHLAAKALENIIIQGNEISGQDKAKAMIFLRHHLDEWLKTEYLTLKDPFELWSSLKERYDHLKATILPRARYEWIHLRLQDFKTVSEYNSVVFRITSQLKLCGKIMNDEDLLEKTLSTFHASNMVLQQQYREKGLKKYSELISCLLVAEQHNTLLMKNHEARPTGSAPFSEVNMVATTQKSERRQNYYRSRGHSHGRGQGHGRGRNNYRHHGENKWENNKDPQNNPLKGRVNICHRCGMKGHWARVCRTPDHFVKLYQASNKRKDNNVEAHLTFQNDDDKASPSNKYDDVEANLAYKDDDFGGLANITHLEAGDFFENID from the coding sequence ATGTCGAATTTATCAAAGCTTGAATTTGTGGCACTTGACATCTCCGGAAAGAATTATTTATCATGGGTCCTTGACGCTGAAATTCACCTTGCTGCAAAAGCTCTTGAAAATATTATTATACAAGGAAATGAAATATCAGGCCAGGATAAAGCAAAGGCTATGATTTTCCTTCGTCATCATCTCGATGAATGGTTAAAGACCGAATACTTAACCCTAAAGGATCCATTTGAATTATGGAGCAGTTTGAAGGAACGATATGACCATCTTAAGGCAACGATATTGCCAAGAGCTCGATATGAATGGATTCACTTACGGTTACAAGATTTTAAAACTGTAAGTGAATATAATTCTGTTGTATTCAGGATAacctcccaacttaaattatgtgggaaaattatgaatgatgagGATTTACTGGAAAAGACTCTTTCTACTTTTCATGCATCAAATATGGTATTGCAGCAACAATACCGTGAAAAGGGTTTAAAGAAATATTCTGAATTAATCTCATGCCTCCTGGTGGCTGAGCAACATAATACccttttaatgaaaaatcatgaagctCGTCCCACGGGATCTGCACCATTTTCCGAAGTGAATATGGTAGCAACTACTCaaaagtctgaaagaagacaaaattattaTCGTAGTCGTGGCCATAGTCATGGACGGGGACAAGGACATGGAAGGGGACGAAATAATTATCGTCATCATGGCGAAAATAAATGGGAGAACAATAAGGATCCTCAAAATAATCCTTTGAAAGGTAGAGTTAATATTTGCCACAGGTGTGGTATGAAAGGTCATTGGGCACGTGTTTGTCGTACACCTGAccattttgtcaaactttatcaagcatccaataaaagaaaagataacaaTGTGGAGGCACACTTGACTTTTCAAAATGATGATGATAAAGCAAGCCCCTCAAACAAATATGATGATGTTGAGGCAAATCTTGCATAtaaagatgatgattttggaggccttgcaaatattactcatttagaagctgGAGACTTCTTTGAGAATATTGACTGA
- the LOC138910511 gene encoding uncharacterized protein: MYYHYLDPRTNQYEQEVQKIIHLQNIANQLPDAFTDLPRVTKSYIPAANAPIRVDIPVGQSIKENKFKPRLKCGRPIGSKDKNPRKRKGANDQSDHNTEVVAQEEYGDITNDKTLREVQVPENDENGEILISYVSTGKR, translated from the coding sequence ATGTATTACCACTATTTAGATCCTCGAACAAATCAATATGAACaagaggttcaaaagataattcatttgcaaaatattgcaaatcaactgccagatgcattcactgacctaccaagggtgactaagtcatatattccagctgctaatgctccaattcGAGTTGATATTCCGGTAGGACAAtcaattaaagaaaataagtttaaACCACGCTTGAAATgtggtagaccaatcggttctaaggataaaaatcctcgaaaaagaaaaggagcaaatgatcaaagtgATCATAATACGGAGGTAGTGGCTCAAGAAGAGTACGGagacataacaaatgataaaaccttaagggaggttcaggtacctgaaaatgatGAGAATGGAGAGATCTTAATAAGTTATGTCTCAACGGGAAAAAGATAA